Genomic DNA from Halobaculum sp. MBLA0147:
CCGCGGCGGCGTCGTCGAACCCGACCGGCTGCACGTCGCGCGAGCGGCAGTCGATCCGCAGTGCGTGCCCGGGCTGGCCGAGCGCGCTCGCGAACTGGTCCATGATCCCGCAAGCCATCCCGACCTCCTCGTTCTCCGCGCGCCAGCAGGCGTCGGCGAGTTGTTCGCGCGTCCGGTCGCAGTGGTGGACCGCGTCCAACGCGCCCGCGACGGCCACCTCCAGGGCCGCCGACGAGGAGACGCCCGCGCCGACGATCACGTCGCCGTCGACCGCGAGGTCCGCCCCCAGTGGCTCGCCCACGTCCTCCGACAGCGTCGTCGCCGTGCCGACGACGTAGGCGCTCCACCCGTCGCAGTCGCTCCCGACCGACGCCGTGATCGTCTCGTCCTCGCGGACGGAGTGAACCCGGACGGTGTCGTCAGTCCGTGGGCGCGCCGCCACGACGGTCTGACGGTCGATGGCGGCCGGGAGTACGATCCCGCCGTTGTAGTCGACGTGCCCGCCGATCAGGTTGACACGGCCCGGCGCACGGGCCAGTGTGGTCGGCGCGGTCTCGAACTCGCGTTCGAAGACGCGAACGACACGGTCCCGCGGCGCCTCGTCGGTGTCGCCGAGCGCGTCGACCGACTCGACGCCGCCGTCGGTACACCCGCGGTCTCGAGGCTCGGTGTCGTCGGAACTCACTGTCTCCCACTGTGAGACGGTGGGTCTTGAAACCTACTCGGATCGGCTCGCCAGCGGGGCGATCTCCGGTCTCGTCGCCGGGTCGAGACTGGCAAGTATCTCGCGCGCCGCCAACGCTTTTCACCGCCACCCACGGAGAGAGTAGGTAGGTGTTATCGAGTGTCACACAGTGAGCGGTCCGTGGAGGACGACGTTCGAGAGTTGGCGGCGTTGTTGGGCGACGTAGTCGAGCGGCAGACCTCGCGGGACGCCTTCGAGGCCGTGGAGTCGTTACGGACGGACGCCATCGACTACCGGCGCGGGTCGTTGGACAGTCGTGACCCACTGCGCGAGCGACTCTCCGGGCTCGACCCGGAGACCACACGGACCGTCGCGCGGGCGTTCGGGACGTACTTCGAGTTGGTCAACCTCGCGGAGGAACGCCAGCGCATCCGGACGGTCAGGGCGGGCCGCAACGCCGGGGAACTCCCGGACGGGCTCGGGACCGCCGCCGAGGCGCTCGCGGACGCGGACCCGGAGACGGTCGAGGCGGTGCTCTCCGACGTGCGGGTGATCCCGACGTTCACCGCTCACCCGACGGAGGCACGACGGAAGACCGTGAAGTCGAAGCTCCGACGCGTCGCGCGGGCGCTGTCAGACCTCGACGAGCGGCGACTGATCGACGACGAGGAGGCCGCGGTATGGGGTGACTTGGAGGCGGTCGTCGAGAGTCTCTGGTCGACGCGGACCGTCCGCGAACGTCGTCCGACACCCTCCGACGAGGCTCGCAACGTCCGGTGGTACCTGGAGGGCCCACTGTACGACGTGTTGCCCGACGTGTACGACGAGTTGACCACTGTGATGGCCGACGCGACCGCCGACACCGGAGACGACGAGTCGACACCGAGCGGCAGTGGAGCGGGGGTCGGCCACGGCGAGGAGTCGCCGACGGTGCCGTCGTTGCTCTCGTTCCGGTCGTGGGCGGGGTCGGATCGCGACGGCAACCCCTACGTCACCGTCGAGACGACCGACGAGACGCTCGCCCGACAGCGGCGGGCGGTGTTGGACCGCTACGACGAGGACCTGCTCGCCCTGGCGGGGTCGGTGTCCGCCGACGCCGACAGGGTCGACCACACCGAGGCGTTCGCGACGCTCGTCGAGGACCACCACGACGCCGTCCCGACCGTCGCGCGTCGGGCGAACGAGGATCACCCGTCGGAGCCGTACCGGGCGTTCGTCTCCGTCGTCCGCGCTCGCGTCCAGCGCGTGGCGGACCCCCGTCCCGGCGGCTACGACGACGCGACTGCCTTCCAGCGAGCGCTGGAGACGCTGGCTGCCGACCTGCGGGCCAACGACCTCGCGGCCGTCGCCCGCGAGGAGGTGGACCCACTCGTCCGCCGCGTGGAGACGTTCGGGTTCGTGCTCGCGCCGCTGGACCTGCGCGACCACCGCGAGAACCACACCGAGGCGGTGACGGAGCTGCTCGCCCGCGAAGACACCGACTACGCCGGGATGGACGAAGACGAGCGTGTCCAGTTCCTCACCGACGCGATTCTCGCCGACGAGACGGTCGTCGACCTCCAACCCGACCCGGACGCGGTGTCCGACACGACCGCGCGTGTGGCCGGTCGGTTCGACGCTCTGGCGGGGTGGCAGGCGGAGTACGGCGTCGGGGCGATCGACGCCTACTGCATCTCGATGACGGAGACAGTCTCGCACGTGCTGGAGGTGTTGTTCCTCGCCGACGCTGCCGGCGTCGTCTCCCTGCCGGACCACTGCGGCGTCGACGTGGTGCCGCTGCTGGAGACCGCCTCCGCGCTGTCGAACGCTCGCGAGATACTCGGGACCCTCTTCGAGAACGAGGCGTACGGGGCGGCACTCGCGGCCCGTGGCGGGACCCAGGAGGTGATGTTGGGCTACTCCGACTCGAACAAGGAGAACGGGCCACTCGCCGCCTCGTGGTACCTCCACCGCAACGCCCGCCGCCTCGCGCGGGTCGCCGACGACTTCGACGTGGAACTGCGGCTGTTCCACGGGCGGGGCGGCTCGCTGTCGCGCGGTGGTGGGCCGATGAACGACGCCTTACTTGCACTCCCGGCGGAGACCGCCACCGGCGAGGTGAAGTTCACCGAGCAGGGGGAAGCCATCGCCGAGAAGTTCGCCACTCCGCAGATCGCGCGGCGGGAACTCGGGTTGATGGTGGACGCACAGATCCGCGCACGGCTCCGGGCCGGGCGGGAGGACACCCCGGAGGTCCAGCCGGAGTGGCGCGACGCGATGACGACGGCCGCCGAGGCGGCTCGCGAGACGTACCGCGACCTGCTGGAGACGGACGGGTTCGTCGAGTACTTCGAGACGACGACGCCGATCGGGGTGATCGAGGAGTTGAACCTCGGCTCGCGGCCGGCCTCCCGCACCGGCGAGCGGACCGTCGAGGACCTCCGGGCGATCCCGTGGGTGTTCTCGTGGACGCAGTCGCGGGCGATCCTCCCCGGGTGGTTCTCCGTCGCCAGCGGGCTCGACGCCTACCTCGCCCCCGAGGACCCCGACGTGGACACCGACGAGCGGCTGGCGACGCTCCGCGAGATGTACCGCGAGTGGCCGTTCTTCCGGACGACGCTGGACAACGTCTCCGTGTCGTTGGCGCGAGCCGACATGGGGATCGCCGCCGAGTACGCCGCCCTGGCCGACGACTCGCTGCGCGAGCGCTTCTTCCCACGTGTCGAGGCGGAGTACGACCGCGCGCGGACGCTGGTCGCGGAGATCACCGAGCGCGCCGACCCGCTGGAGCGGGAGTGGTTCCGCGAGAACCTCGACCGCCGGAACCCGTACGTCGACCCACTGAGTCTGTTGCAGGTGTCGCTGTTGGACCGCGAGGCGGACGGCGAGTTGACCGACGTGGAGCGCCGTGCGCTGCGGCTGACAGTGACCGGAATCGCCTCGGGGATGAAGAACACGGGGTGAGACGGGAGTCACCGGAGTGGGTTCACCTCCGTACGACCTTCTCGTGTGTCGGAACAGATGTACCTACACTCGCTGTGAACGTATTACACCTTCCGCGTTCCACAAGCACAATTTTTTATTGAAACAAACTCGGATGCCGGAGCGTGCCGGTGATCGACGAGCGTGGGCGGGTGCTCGGGGTGGTCAACGTCGTGGACCTGCTGGTGTCGACGCTCGTCGTGGCGCTGCTCGCGTCCGGTGTCGTGGTCGTCACCGACGGTGGTGCGGGTGCGTCCGAGTCCGTCCGGCAGACGGTCGTCGTCGAGACCGGTCCGCACGGGACACACGTCTCCGAGGCGATCACGAGCGGCGACGTGCCGACTGCGGAGGGGATCTCAGTGCAGAACGTCGCGGTCGTGAACGAGACGGACTCGGGGTCGACCCTCCACCTCACCGTCTCGCTGCGCGTCCGGCAGACCGACGACGGCCTCCCACAGTACCGCGGAGAACGACTGGTCGTCGACCGCACGCTCCGTCTCGACTTGGGTGACGTGATCGTCTCCGGACGCGTGATCGACATCGTCGAGTCGTCCGACGAGTGACGGACTCCCTCGAATCGTCGACCGAGTAGCGTTCACCGTCCGGTCTGGCCTCCGTCGGTGTCGGTCCGTCTACGCGATCGAGAGCCGACTGAACCGCGCCACCCAGCTTTGACACCCGACTCGTACGGATCGGATCCCGAGTGGGTGGACCGTTGGAAGAATCGTGAACAGGACAACAGCTATTTGTCGGGGCTCGAACGACTCACGAGTGGCAGTCGAACTGACCGCGTACGTCCCGTTGCTCGCGCTGGCCGCCGTGACGACGCTCGGGTTGGCGGCGTACAGTTGGCGCCACCGTGCGGCACCGGGAGCCACTGCACTCGCGGGGCTCTCGCTCGGGATGGCGGCGTGGGCGGGGTTCTACGCGCTCGGGCTCGTCTCACAGAGCGTCCCACGTCGACTGCTCTGGCTCCGGCTCAACTGGCTCGGGAGTGGGTTCGTCCCGGCGTTCTGGCTGTTGTTCGCGTTGGAGTACAGCGGACGGACGGAGTGGATCGATCGCCGGACCGTCGCCGCCCTGGTGAGTGTGCCGGTCGCGACGGTCGTCCTCGCGTGGACGACCCCGTGGCACGACCTCATGTGGTCGAACGTCCGGATTCGCGACGTCGGGCGGGTGACGATGTTGCGGTACGACGCCGGCCTCTGGTACACCGTCTTCGACGTCTACACCTACCTCGTGATCCTCCTCGCGACCGTCGTGTTAGTGTCGTTGGTGCTCCGCCACCGCGACCTCTACACGGACCAGGCGGTCGCCCTCCTCGTCGGATCGCTCGTCCCCGCCGTCGGCTACCTCACGACGGTGTTGGAACTCGTCCGCGAAGGTGTCGACCCGACGCCGTTGACGTTCCCGGTTACCGCGCTCCTGTTCGGCTACGTCATCTTCCGCGGGAACCTCTTCGACGCGTTGACCACGACCGCCGCGGTGGGACAGGAGTCTGCCGTCGCCGCCATGGCCGACGGCGTGGTCGTCGTCGACGACGACGGCGAGATCATCGAGACGAACCCGTCGGCACGGACGCTGCTCGACACAGACGAGTCACTCGTCGGACGCTCCGTCGCGGACGTGTCGACGCTGTCGACCGTCCCGCTGGACGGGTCCGAGCACACCGTCGAGACGACGACCGCCGACCGGCGCGTGTTGGAGGTGTACCAGACCCCCATCGAGGACCCACACGACAGAGTGATCGGACACAGTCTCGTCGTCCGCGACGTGACGGAGCGAGTGCGGAGCCGCGAGCGGCTCGCCGTCTCGAATCGCGTGCTCCGGCACAACCTACGGAACCGAATCAACGTCGTCCGCGGGCACGCCGAACACGTCGCCGACCGGACGACCGACGAGACGGTCGCGCGGTCTGCCGCGAGCATCCAGTCGGCAGCGGATTCGCTAGCACGCAGCGGCGAGAAGATCCGTGCCGCCGTCGAGGCAGTCGGCGACACCGCCGAGCCGGTGGTCGTCGACTTCGCGGCGGTCGCACGGGAGGCTGCAGCCGAACACACGGCCGTGACCGTCGACGCGCCGGACCGCGCCGCGGCGCTGGCGGTGCCAGACGTCGACGCGGCAGTCCGCGAACTCGTCACCAACGCGCTCGAACACGCCGGGCCGGACCCGGACGTGTCCGCCACCGTCGCGCTGGCCGACGACACCGTCCGCCTGGTGGTCCGCGACGACGGCCCGGGGATTCCGGACCACGAACGCCGTGTCGTCGAGGAGGGCCGTGAGGACGCGCTCGAACACGGGAGCGGTGCCGGGCTGTGGCTCGTCCGGTGGCTGGTCGTCGCCTCCGGCGGGTCGCTGTCGATCGACGGCGACGACGGGACCGTGGTGACGCTCTCATTCGACCGGGTGCGCGAGGAGTGAGTGGTCGCGAGTGTGTCTCCGTCGACTCCCGGAGGTTGTAGGTGATTCCGGGTCGACGGAGACACGGCGGTGACAGATCGTGAACGCCCCACCAGCTCAGTCGTCACTCGGCGCGGCAACGTCCGGCGTCGACAGCGGCGCGTCACGACGCGCGACGCTCCGGAAGCGCTCGCCGTGCACGTCGCGGGCGGCGAGCGCGTCCGGGATCTGCCCCGTCAGCCACGCCCCCGTCGGGGAGGCGTCCGCCGGGACGCCGTCGAACCCCCGACGACGGACCCGCTCGGGCAGGTAGCGGTCGTAGACGGGGAGCCGTTCGTGCAGCGGGACGCCGCCGTGAGCGGCGATCTCGCCCAACTCGCGCAGCGCCGGCCACTCGTACTCCGGGTTGATGTAGTCGTCCGTCACGGGGGAGACGCCGCCGAGGTCGTCGATCCCGCAGTCGAGCAACTCCCGTACCGGCGCGAGGTTCGGGGGCGACTGCACGGACACCGTCTCGGGTAACACGCGCCGGGCCATCGCCGTGACGCGCCGCATCGTCGCCACGTCCGGGGTGGCGAAGTCCGAGCGCTCGTTCTCGACGACCGGCTGGACGATCACCTCCTGCACGTGGCCGTACCGCTCGTGGAGCCGTCGGATCGCCGCCAGCGACTCAGCGCGGTCGCGCCACTCTTCGCCGATGCCGACCAGGATACCGGTCGTGAACGGCACACCCGCCTCCCCGGCGGCCCGGATCGTCCGGAGACGGTCGGCCGGCTCCTTGCGCCGGGCGCCGGCGTGTGCGCGCACGTCCGCGGTCGTCTCCAACATCACACCCATCGAGGCGTTCACCGGCTTCAGGCGCTCGAAGGCGGCCCGGTCGAGGTCGCCCGGGTTCGAGTGCGGGAGCAACCCCTCTTCCAGCGCGATCTCGCAGGCCCGGAGGTGGTACTCGCGCAGGGAGTCGTACCCCCACTCGGCGAGCTGGTCGTGGATCTGCGTGTAGCGGTCGTCCGGTTCGTCGCCGAAGGTGAACAGCGCCTCCGTACAGCCCGCGTCGGCACCGACGCGACACCGCTCGCGGATCTCCGAAGCCGACAGCAGCGACGCCTCCCCGGGCGGGTCGTAGTAGGTGCAGTACGTGCAGGTGTACCGACAGGCGGTCGTCAGCGGGACGAACACGTTCCGGGCGAAGGTGAGTTCGGCGGCGGCGTCGACCGCCGTCGGCGTCGCCGCCAGCGCGTCTTCGAGGACACCCGCCGGCAGGGTCAACTCGAAGTCGAGGTCGAACCGCGCCGCGAGGTCGACCGCCGACTCGACGGTCGTCCCCACGGTGTCGTCGCCCGGAGACACGACCCCCACTCGTCGGGCGATCAGTATAAATCCACCACTACCGGAGGGTGGCGTCGTCGGCTCGTCTCGCCCCGGTCGACCGGAGTCGTCTCTGCGATCCGTCACGTCGAGTGTCGCGGGTCCGACGGGCGACTGTGCAGACTGGTGGTGGCTCGATCCAGACGGGTGGGACGGGGCTGCGACCCGGACGGCTAAGTACGTCCCGACCACGCCCTCTGTCGTGACACGGCTCCACGAGCAGACGACGACGGCGGCCGCGGAGACGCTCGCCGACTGCGAGGTCGCACTGCTGCCGACCGGCGCGGTCGAACAACACGGGCCACACCTCCCGCTCGGGACGGACCTGCTGGCGGCACGCGAGATCGCCCGTGCAGTCGACGCGGCGGACACGGGTGTCGCGACGACGTTGCTCCCGACGGTGCCGGTCGGGGTGAGCAGTCACCACCGACAGTTCGACGGGACGCTGTGGACGAGCCCGGAGACGTTCGAGGCGTACGTCCGGGAGGTGACGGAGAGTCTGGCGCGCCACGGCGTCCGGAAGGTGGTCGCGGTCAACGGCCACGGCGGCAACGACGACGCGCTCCAGCGTGCCGCGCGGCGCGTCCGCCGCGAGGAGACGGCGTTCCTCGCCCCGTGGAACTGGTTCGCCGACCTCGGCGACCTCGACGAGGAGCTGTTCGACCAGACCGGCATCGGTCACGCGGACGCGGCCGAGACGAGTATCGTGTACGCCGCGGCAGACAGAGCACACGAGACCACCGGCGTCGAGGAGTCGGCCCTCACGACGGCGGAGGCGAACGGTCCCACGGAGTGGGGACGAGCGGTCCACGGCGCGGCGTTGGGGTTCGACACCGCGGACTTCTCGGAGTCGGGCGCCGTCGGCCAGCCGACCGACGCCTCCCGCGAGAAGGGTGAACGCCTGTTCGAGCACGCGACGGACGAACTCACTGCGTTGGTCGAGTGGCTCGCCGACCGGGAGTTCGCCGCCCTCCTGCCGGAGCCACACCGATGAGTCGCGTCGCGCTCGTCGGTGCCGGTGCCGTCGGCACGCGGACGGCACTGGATCTGGCGGACCACGGCGTCGCGGTGACGCTGTTCGAGCGCGGCGAGATCGGCTGGGACGGAGAGACCGCGGTCGAGACGCCCGGTGACGCCGCCTCCAGCCGCGCCGCCGGCGTGCTGTACGACGCCTACGCGGAGGACGTGGACGCCGCACTCGGCGCGCGGTCGCTGGAGCGGTTCCGCGCGTTCGACGGCACCGAGGGGTTCCTGTTCCACGAGTGTCCGTACGCCATCCTCGTCAGGGAGGGCGACGACGAGCGCGCCGCGGCGACGCGTCGCGCGGTCGAACGGATGCGCGAGCACGACCGCCAGGTAGAGACGTTGGCTCCCGAGCAGGTCGGCGAGCGGTTCCCGACTCTCCACGCGGACGACTTGGCCGTCGCCGCGGTCGCGGACAACGCCGGGTGGGCCGACACGGGCGCGTACGTGGCGGCACTCCTGACGACCGCTCGCGCGGCGGGGGTCGAGATTCGCGACGAGACACCCGTGACCCTCGCGTCACCGACGACGGTGGCGACGCCCGGCGGACGCGAGTCGTTCGACGCCGTCGTCGTCGCCGCCGGCGCGCACACGGCGCAGGTGTGTGCGGGTGTCGACGTGGATCTCGCGGCCGTCCCCTACCGCGTACAGGCGTTGACTGGAGCGGTCGTGGCGGGCTCGCCAGGATCGGGTGACGGACGAGTCGGTGGTGACGGGGGAGGCGCTGACGAGGGAAGCGCCGGTGGGGGCGGCGGTGACGAGGGAGGTGGCGCCGATGCCGACGACAGTCCCCACGGCGGCGACCCACACCCGGGGCCGATGTGGTACGACGCGACCGCCGGGGTGTACGCCCGTCCACACCCGGACGGGATACTCGCCGGGGACGGGACGGTTCCGGAGGCGACCGACCCCGACGCGTGGGACCGCGAGGCCGACGACTGGTTCGTCGCCGACACGCGGGAGGTCGCGGCGCACCGCCTGCGTGGGTCGGCAGCGGCGACGGGTGATAGTCACGAGGCGAGCACGTCGGGGGAGCCGACGGGCGACACAGACGCGACGACGACGACCGACCCGAGCGTCTCCGTCGAGCGGTCGTGGGCCGGCGTCTGCACGGCGACGCCGGACGGCGACCCGCTGTTGGGGCACGTCCGCGACGGGTTGTACGTCGCGACCGGCTGGCAGGGCCACGGGTTCATGCGGTCGCCGGCCCACGCCGAACTGCTCGCCGAACTGGTGGCCGCGGACCTGGGGGTCGCGACGGCGTCGCCCGCCTCCGTACCGAGTGGCGAGACCGCGCTGTCTGCCTTCGACCCGACGCGGTTCCCGGCCGGTGTCGAGTTCGAAGTTCGAGAGGGGATGCTGGTCGAGGAACGGTGAGACGGTGACGGACGCCGACAGAGTCACAGAGTCGACGACTCCCCGTCGGTCCTCGCCCTCTCGTCAGTCGTCGGCCTCGGCCAGCCCGGTCGGCGACGGGCGGTCCACGTCCCGGTCGGTCGCCTCGCCGGCCACGTCGTAGGGGTACTCGCCGGTGACACAGCCGAGACAGAGGTCCTCGCGCACCTCGTCCAGCGCCGCCGCGACGGCGTCGACGGAGAGGTACGCCAGCGAGTCCGCACCGACCGTCTCGCGGATCTCCGCGGTCGTCTTGTCGGCCGCGATCAACTCCTCGCGAGTCGCCATGTCGATCCCGAAGTAACACGGCGCGACGATGGGCGGGGCACCGATCCGGACGTGGACGGACTCCGCGCCAGCGTCGCGGAGCAACTCCACCAACTGCGTCGACGTGGTCCCGCGGACGATGGAGTCGTCGATCAGCGTGACGCTCTTGCCCTCCACGGTCGAGCGGATGGGGTTGAGCTTGAGTCGGACCGCCCGCTCGCGTTCGTCCTGGGTCGGCATGATGAACGTCCGGCCGACGTAGCGGTTCTTCATCAACCCCTCCGCGAATTCGACGCTCGCGTCGTCCGCCTGCGCGGCGTCGGCGTACCCCGAGGCGAACGCTCGCCCGGAGTCCGGGACGGGCATCACCACGTCCGTGTCGATGCCGGACTCCCGCCAGAGTGCGCCGCCGAGTTCCCGGCGCGCGTCGTACACCAGCGTCCCGTCGATCACGGAGTCCGGTCGCGCGAAGTAGACGTGCTCGAAGAAGCAGTGTGCCGTGTCGTCCACCTCGAACAACTGACGTGATTCGTACCCAGTGCCGTCCGCGTCCAAGAGGATGGCCTCGCCGGGACGCACGTCCCGAACCA
This window encodes:
- a CDS encoding histidine kinase N-terminal 7TM domain-containing protein; this translates as MAVELTAYVPLLALAAVTTLGLAAYSWRHRAAPGATALAGLSLGMAAWAGFYALGLVSQSVPRRLLWLRLNWLGSGFVPAFWLLFALEYSGRTEWIDRRTVAALVSVPVATVVLAWTTPWHDLMWSNVRIRDVGRVTMLRYDAGLWYTVFDVYTYLVILLATVVLVSLVLRHRDLYTDQAVALLVGSLVPAVGYLTTVLELVREGVDPTPLTFPVTALLFGYVIFRGNLFDALTTTAAVGQESAVAAMADGVVVVDDDGEIIETNPSARTLLDTDESLVGRSVADVSTLSTVPLDGSEHTVETTTADRRVLEVYQTPIEDPHDRVIGHSLVVRDVTERVRSRERLAVSNRVLRHNLRNRINVVRGHAEHVADRTTDETVARSAASIQSAADSLARSGEKIRAAVEAVGDTAEPVVVDFAAVAREAAAEHTAVTVDAPDRAAALAVPDVDAAVRELVTNALEHAGPDPDVSATVALADDTVRLVVRDDGPGIPDHERRVVEEGREDALEHGSGAGLWLVRWLVVASGGSLSIDGDDGTVVTLSFDRVREE
- a CDS encoding NAD(P)/FAD-dependent oxidoreductase, producing MSRVALVGAGAVGTRTALDLADHGVAVTLFERGEIGWDGETAVETPGDAASSRAAGVLYDAYAEDVDAALGARSLERFRAFDGTEGFLFHECPYAILVREGDDERAAATRRAVERMREHDRQVETLAPEQVGERFPTLHADDLAVAAVADNAGWADTGAYVAALLTTARAAGVEIRDETPVTLASPTTVATPGGRESFDAVVVAAGAHTAQVCAGVDVDLAAVPYRVQALTGAVVAGSPGSGDGRVGGDGGGADEGSAGGGGGDEGGGADADDSPHGGDPHPGPMWYDATAGVYARPHPDGILAGDGTVPEATDPDAWDREADDWFVADTREVAAHRLRGSAAATGDSHEASTSGEPTGDTDATTTTDPSVSVERSWAGVCTATPDGDPLLGHVRDGLYVATGWQGHGFMRSPAHAELLAELVAADLGVATASPASVPSGETALSAFDPTRFPAGVEFEVREGMLVEER
- the cofG gene encoding 7,8-didemethyl-8-hydroxy-5-deazariboflavin synthase subunit CofG, with translation MTLPAGVLEDALAATPTAVDAAAELTFARNVFVPLTTACRYTCTYCTYYDPPGEASLLSASEIRERCRVGADAGCTEALFTFGDEPDDRYTQIHDQLAEWGYDSLREYHLRACEIALEEGLLPHSNPGDLDRAAFERLKPVNASMGVMLETTADVRAHAGARRKEPADRLRTIRAAGEAGVPFTTGILVGIGEEWRDRAESLAAIRRLHERYGHVQEVIVQPVVENERSDFATPDVATMRRVTAMARRVLPETVSVQSPPNLAPVRELLDCGIDDLGGVSPVTDDYINPEYEWPALRELGEIAAHGGVPLHERLPVYDRYLPERVRRRGFDGVPADASPTGAWLTGQIPDALAARDVHGERFRSVARRDAPLSTPDVAAPSDD
- a CDS encoding creatininase family protein, translating into MTRLHEQTTTAAAETLADCEVALLPTGAVEQHGPHLPLGTDLLAAREIARAVDAADTGVATTLLPTVPVGVSSHHRQFDGTLWTSPETFEAYVREVTESLARHGVRKVVAVNGHGGNDDALQRAARRVRREETAFLAPWNWFADLGDLDEELFDQTGIGHADAAETSIVYAAADRAHETTGVEESALTTAEANGPTEWGRAVHGAALGFDTADFSESGAVGQPTDASREKGERLFEHATDELTALVEWLADREFAALLPEPHR
- a CDS encoding phosphoenolpyruvate carboxylase, encoding MSHSERSVEDDVRELAALLGDVVERQTSRDAFEAVESLRTDAIDYRRGSLDSRDPLRERLSGLDPETTRTVARAFGTYFELVNLAEERQRIRTVRAGRNAGELPDGLGTAAEALADADPETVEAVLSDVRVIPTFTAHPTEARRKTVKSKLRRVARALSDLDERRLIDDEEAAVWGDLEAVVESLWSTRTVRERRPTPSDEARNVRWYLEGPLYDVLPDVYDELTTVMADATADTGDDESTPSGSGAGVGHGEESPTVPSLLSFRSWAGSDRDGNPYVTVETTDETLARQRRAVLDRYDEDLLALAGSVSADADRVDHTEAFATLVEDHHDAVPTVARRANEDHPSEPYRAFVSVVRARVQRVADPRPGGYDDATAFQRALETLAADLRANDLAAVAREEVDPLVRRVETFGFVLAPLDLRDHRENHTEAVTELLAREDTDYAGMDEDERVQFLTDAILADETVVDLQPDPDAVSDTTARVAGRFDALAGWQAEYGVGAIDAYCISMTETVSHVLEVLFLADAAGVVSLPDHCGVDVVPLLETASALSNAREILGTLFENEAYGAALAARGGTQEVMLGYSDSNKENGPLAASWYLHRNARRLARVADDFDVELRLFHGRGGSLSRGGGPMNDALLALPAETATGEVKFTEQGEAIAEKFATPQIARRELGLMVDAQIRARLRAGREDTPEVQPEWRDAMTTAAEAARETYRDLLETDGFVEYFETTTPIGVIEELNLGSRPASRTGERTVEDLRAIPWVFSWTQSRAILPGWFSVASGLDAYLAPEDPDVDTDERLATLREMYREWPFFRTTLDNVSVSLARADMGIAAEYAALADDSLRERFFPRVEAEYDRARTLVAEITERADPLEREWFRENLDRRNPYVDPLSLLQVSLLDREADGELTDVERRALRLTVTGIASGMKNTG
- the purF gene encoding amidophosphoribosyltransferase, whose product is MQTGHGDGATPDRATTDEPREKCGVVGVSLADRDAARPVYYALYALQHRGQDSAGIVTHDGFQQHDHVEMGLVGDAFDEADVEALAGSTGIGHVRYPTAGSVDQSCAQPFTVSFNSGSLGLSHNGNLVNADELRDELAGLGHAFTSDGDTEVIAHDLARNLLDGDLLHAVRETMGRIHGSYSLTVMHDDRVLGVRDPRGNRPLVVGELDDGYVLASESAAIDVLDGDLVRDVRPGEAILLDADGTGYESRQLFEVDDTAHCFFEHVYFARPDSVIDGTLVYDARRELGGALWRESGIDTDVVMPVPDSGRAFASGYADAAQADDASVEFAEGLMKNRYVGRTFIMPTQDERERAVRLKLNPIRSTVEGKSVTLIDDSIVRGTTSTQLVELLRDAGAESVHVRIGAPPIVAPCYFGIDMATREELIAADKTTAEIRETVGADSLAYLSVDAVAAALDEVREDLCLGCVTGEYPYDVAGEATDRDVDRPSPTGLAEADD
- the galK gene encoding galactokinase yields the protein MSSDDTEPRDRGCTDGGVESVDALGDTDEAPRDRVVRVFEREFETAPTTLARAPGRVNLIGGHVDYNGGIVLPAAIDRQTVVAARPRTDDTVRVHSVREDETITASVGSDCDGWSAYVVGTATTLSEDVGEPLGADLAVDGDVIVGAGVSSSAALEVAVAGALDAVHHCDRTREQLADACWRAENEEVGMACGIMDQFASALGQPGHALRIDCRSRDVQPVGFDDAAADILVIDTTVSHELVDSGFNERVRECHEATARLDELLGKRVRTLRDVTPAEVTTHADDLPEPLAARARHVTTEIERVREAADALADGRVDRVGELIRESHRSLRDDYEVSCEELDTVVETLDDCSGSAGARMVGGGWGGSVVALVDPAARETVADTVREEYRAATGIDCEVYTVDFGGGLSVESV
- a CDS encoding DUF4330 family protein; its protein translation is MPVIDERGRVLGVVNVVDLLVSTLVVALLASGVVVVTDGGAGASESVRQTVVVETGPHGTHVSEAITSGDVPTAEGISVQNVAVVNETDSGSTLHLTVSLRVRQTDDGLPQYRGERLVVDRTLRLDLGDVIVSGRVIDIVESSDE